TAAACGCCCGCCGTCCGCCAAATAATCGATACGCAGACATTGCGGCCCCGCGTTTTTGGCGAACGCTATCGCATCCGGCGCTCTATCGGCGAATTTAGTAAAAACTACTTCTAATTCCCGATTGCAGGGAACCAGGTTGAAAAGCGTTTTGCCCGCTTCCAAGGCGGGGCGGCGCTCGCTATGGGTAACTTGAAACGCTTTCCACAAGGACAAGCGCATAGGCTCGCCTGCTAAAGTGCGCGTCTCCGTCTTTGTGGTTTTGCTTCGGATTAAGGGAACGAAGATCGCCCGGATATGCTCCGCTACGTCTGGATTGCCCAAACGGGAAATCAATTCAGGATCGAAGAGAGTGGTTTTCTTTTCAAAAAGAATTTCTTCCAAAAAGGTTTGCAGGAGAGGAGCAAGAGTTACATGTAGACCTCTCACCTTATACCAAGTTGCATTCAAAGAAGTGCTAATGTAGAATAATCTCCGGGGAAATCTGAAGCCGGAGAAAAACGATGAGGCCAGCGCGATCTCTATCAAACGAACAAAGAGAGGAATTGAAGGAAAGCCTGAAAAAAGCGAAAAGCAAAGGAGAGTATCAGCGCATTCAATGCGTATGGTTGCGAGCCTTATGGAATCTGTCGTCCAACCAAATCGCCGAGACCATAGGCTGGAGCGTCAGCCGGGTCAAACAAATCCAGGGACAATATTTCCGCGAGGGAACACGAGCGTTCCAAGGCTGCGGTCGCGGGGGACGGCGGCGAGAGAACCTGACCATCAAGGAGGAGAAGAGCCTCTTGGCGGATTTTGAGGAGAAGGCGGTGAAGGGAGGCGTCTTGGTGGTAAGCGAGATTAAAACGGCCTACGAGCGGGAGGTGGGAGGTAAGGTTCCCAAATCCACTGTCTATCGGATGCTGGCTCGTCATGGCTGGCGGAAGATCGCTCCCCGCCCCCGACATCCTAATTCGGATGCCGAGAAGCAAGAGGCCTGGAAAAAAAACTCCCGGAATGGGTGGAGGAAGAAGTGAAGCGGCAAAAGGAAAAGGGAAAAAGCGTGCGTTTGATGTTTCAGGACGAAGGACGCTTTGGCCGCTTGAGCGATCCGCGCCGCTGTTGGTGTCCTGCGGGAATCCGTCCCGAAGTCTCGGCGCAAGTAGTGCGGGAATCGACATTCGCTTTCGCCGCCGCCAGCCCCCATGATGGAGTGTTGGATTCCCTCATTTTGCCGGAAGTCAACGCCGAAATGATGTCTCTCTTTCTCGCGGAAGTCTCCGCGCGCCATGCGGACGAGTTTATTTTGATGGTGATGGATCAAGCGGGATGGCATATCGCCAAGGATTTAAAGAAGCCCGAAAATATGCGGTTGATATGGCTTCCCCCCTATAGTCCCCAATGCAATCCGGTGGAACATGTCTGGGATGAAATCCGGGAAAAATGGTTTTCGAATCAAGTATTTCAAAGTCTCGACGCGGTGGAAGACGCGCTTCTTGAGGCCTTGGCCGCCTTGGAAAATGATAAAAAGCGAATGCTTGGCTTAACCGGCTTCGATTGGATTGTTAGTATACCTTTGATTGCAACTTAGTATTACAGATCGTTTCCAATTGTTTGACGAAATACGAAACCGCCCCTATTCCAGACTCCAACAAAGGCAGATTGATTTTCATTCGTTCGATGATTCTGCCCTTGATAAATGCCAATCGCTAATCACTGTTTTTAGGATTATTTTTTCTGCTCTTCTTTTTCCCGAATCTCCGCAATCGCTTTCTTGGCCGAATGGTGGACGGGAGAATCGGCGGGAAAGGACTGGATCGCTTCTTCGATGGCGGGTATGGCTTCGGCAGCTCCGACGTTGCCGAGAGCGCGAATAACCGATTCCTTTTCCGTCTCCTCTCCTTTTTTGAGCCGTTCCAACAGGCCGGGCAGAGCCTTCTTGCCCATATTGCCTAACGCCAACGCAGCGTTTCTTCGCACTTCCCAGCTCGAATTTTTCAAGCAATCGAGAATCGCTTCCAGATAAGCATTTTCCGGAGAGCGGCCGATAATGCGCACCGCTTCCGCCTGCACCGTAGAGGAGGAGGGATCCGTGAGAGCCTTGCTGGCTGCTTCGACGACGCGGGGATCGCCTGAAGCCAGTTCGTCCGCCGCCCGCAACGCTTCATAACGAATGATAGCGTTGCCGTCGATAGCCACAGTTTGCAATAAAGCGGGGACGGCGCGAGGATTGCCGCCGCGTTGCAGGACTTTAACCGCCCGCAAACGGACGTTTTCCGAATCGTCGTCCAATTGCTCGATGATTAAATCCACATCAGGAGCAAGGCGCAGATCGCGCAAGACGGCCAACGCGCCGCAACGCTGCCAACAGGAACAGCCAATCTGCGCCAGCGACGCCAAGGACGCATTTTGAATATCGGGTTCCTGACTCGCCGCCAGGCGCTTCAAGAGATGAACGGCTCGATGATCCGCCAAGGCGCCCAGCGCTTTGATGGCTCGGACTCGTATCCCGATCGTCTTTCCGTTCTCCGCCTGTTTCAACAGGTCGTCCACCATCGGCAGTTTGACGTTGCGAATGACCTGAAGGATGTCGTCGATGGCTTCCTTGCCGTATTGCGCCAGCCCGGTAATCGCGGCGCGGCGGACGATGAAATAGGTGCTGCCTAGGCAATCGACGAAGTAGGGAATGGAGGATTTATCCAGGATTTTGGCAAGCGTAAAAAGTACGTTTTGCTGGATGGTTTTCCGGGAGGAAAAACGCAGTTTTTCATGAAGCAGCTCGATGGCGGGCTTGCCGATCTTGGCGATAGCGGCGATGGCGCTTTGTTGAACCTCCCGGCTGGAATCGCCAAAGCGCTCAATCAAGGCGGGCAGCGCGGATTCATCTCCAATTTGTCCTAACGCTTCCACAACCGTCTTGCGGATGGTTTTATCCGTGGATTCAAGAAGTTCGATCAAGGCCGGAATGGATTCTTTGTCCTTTAGTTTGCCGAGTACATAAACCATCGCCGTCTGGACTGGCTTGCCGCTGGATTTGACGAATTCGCGCAGGTGCGGCTTGATGCCCGGCCCGATCCGAAGAAAAGCGTCGATGATGATTTGGCGCATTTCTGCGTTGCTTGTGGTCAACAGACTCACCATGCGCCTGGCGGATTCCAGCGAGCAATGGGTGATGACGGATTCCACCTGGTTGCGTAATAGTTTTTGCGCTTCGTTGCGCACGACCCATTCTTCGTCATTCGTAAGTTCGGCGACATCGGGGACGACGTAGGATTTTCCGATTTTTCCGATCGTCTGCAACGCCGCCCAACGAATATAGGGATTAGGATGATTGAGATAACGTGGAAGCACCAAATATTCGACGGCTTCTTCGTTTCCGGCGTTTCCGAGGGCGAGGATCACGGCTTGCAGTACTTCGTCGTCGGCGTCGTTCAACGCATCCATCAGGGC
This DNA window, taken from Candidatus Omnitrophota bacterium, encodes the following:
- a CDS encoding IS630 family transposase, which encodes MKRQKEKGKSVRLMFQDEGRFGRLSDPRRCWCPAGIRPEVSAQVVRESTFAFAAASPHDGVLDSLILPEVNAEMMSLFLAEVSARHADEFILMVMDQAGWHIAKDLKKPENMRLIWLPPYSPQCNPVEHVWDEIREKWFSNQVFQSLDAVEDALLEALAALENDKKRMLGLTGFDWIVSIPLIAT
- a CDS encoding HEAT repeat domain-containing protein is translated as MNTLEQTAILLKSSPYWNERREAALVLGRSQDPQARQALMDALNDADDEVLQAVILALGNAGNEEAVEYLVLPRYLNHPNPYIRWAALQTIGKIGKSYVVPDVAELTNDEEWVVRNEAQKLLRNQVESVITHCSLESARRMVSLLTTSNAEMRQIIIDAFLRIGPGIKPHLREFVKSSGKPVQTAMVYVLGKLKDKESIPALIELLESTDKTIRKTVVEALGQIGDESALPALIERFGDSSREVQQSAIAAIAKIGKPAIELLHEKLRFSSRKTIQQNVLFTLAKILDKSSIPYFVDCLGSTYFIVRRAAITGLAQYGKEAIDDILQVIRNVKLPMVDDLLKQAENGKTIGIRVRAIKALGALADHRAVHLLKRLAASQEPDIQNASLASLAQIGCSCWQRCGALAVLRDLRLAPDVDLIIEQLDDDSENVRLRAVKVLQRGGNPRAVPALLQTVAIDGNAIIRYEALRAADELASGDPRVVEAASKALTDPSSSTVQAEAVRIIGRSPENAYLEAILDCLKNSSWEVRRNAALALGNMGKKALPGLLERLKKGEETEKESVIRALGNVGAAEAIPAIEEAIQSFPADSPVHHSAKKAIAEIREKEEQKK
- a CDS encoding winged helix-turn-helix domain-containing protein, with protein sequence MRPARSLSNEQREELKESLKKAKSKGEYQRIQCVWLRALWNLSSNQIAETIGWSVSRVKQIQGQYFREGTRAFQGCGRGGRRRENLTIKEEKSLLADFEEKAVKGGVLVVSEIKTAYEREVGGKVPKSTVYRMLARHGWRKIAPRPRHPNSDAEKQEAWKKNSRNGWRKK